One Bos indicus isolate NIAB-ARS_2022 breed Sahiwal x Tharparkar chromosome 10, NIAB-ARS_B.indTharparkar_mat_pri_1.0, whole genome shotgun sequence DNA window includes the following coding sequences:
- the LOC109564208 gene encoding olfactory receptor 6E1-like, giving the protein MGNHTTVTEFILLGLSEACELQMLLFLGLLLTYLLTLLGNLLIVVLTLMDRRLHSPMYYFLRNFAVLEIWFTSVIFPKMLTNILTGNRTISLEGCFLQCFLYFFLGTTEFFLLAVMSFDRYVAICNPLRYVTIMSKRVCVQLVLSSWITGFLLNIIPGFLTFQQPFCGPNIIDHFFCDNFPLLELICADTSLMEILSFILANVSLLGTLSVTATCYGHILHTILHIPSAKERQKAFSTCSSHITVVSLFYGSCIFMYVRSGKGGQGEDRNKVVALLNTVVTPVLNPFIYTLRNKQVKQVFREQVNKLF; this is encoded by the coding sequence ATGGGGAACCACACCACTGTCACCGAGTTCATCCTGCTGGGGCTCTCAGAGGCCTGTGAGCTGCAGATGCTCCTCTTCCTGGGGCTCCTCCTGACCTACCTGCTCACTCTACTGGGGAACCTCCTCATCGTGGTCCTCACCCTCATGGACAGGCGCCTCCACTCCCCCATGTACTACTTCCTCCGCAACTTTGCTGTCCTAGAGATCTGGTTCACCTCGGTCATCTTCCCCAAGATGCTGACCAACATCCTGACTGGAAACAGGACCATCTCCCTGGAAGGCTGTTTCCTAcagtgttttctctatttcttcctgggcACCACAGAGTTCTTCCTACTGGCAGTGATGTCCTTTGACAGGTATGTGGCCATATGTAACCCCTTGCGTTATGTCACCATCATGAGCAAAAGGGTCTGTGTCCAGCTAGTTCTTTCTTCATGGATCACAGGGTTCCTTCTCAACATCATTCCAGGTTTCCTCACATTTCAGCAGCCCTTCTGTGGTCCCAATATCATTGATCATTTCTTCTGTGACAACTTTCCACTCCTGGAACTCATATGTGCAGACACAAGTCTGATGGAAATTCTAAGTTTCATCCTGGCCAACGTCAGCCTCCTGGGCACTCTGTCCGTGACGGCTACCTGCTATGGCCACATCCTCCACACCATCCTGCACATCCCCTCAGCCAAGGAGAGGCAGAAAGCCTTCTCAACCTGTTCCTCCCACATCACTGTTGTCTCTCTCTTCTATGGCAGCTGCATCTTCATGTATGTCCGGTCGGGCAAGGGCGGCCAGGGGGAGGACAGGAACAAGGTGGTGGCCTTGCTCAACACCGTGGTGACCCCAGTGCTCAATCCCTTCATCTACACCCTCAGAAACAAACAGGTGAAGCAGGTGTTTAGGGAGCAGGTGAACAAGCTCTTCTAA
- the LOC109564206 gene encoding olfactory receptor 6E1-like has translation MLHTDDWAFPAEARGATGNHTTVTEFILLGLSEACELQMLLFLGLLLTYLLTLLGNLLIVVLTLMDRRLHTPMYYFLRNFAVLEIWFTSVIFPKMLTNILTGNRTISLEGCFLQSFLYFFLGTTEFFLLAVMSFDRYVAICNPLRYVTIMSKRVCVQLVLSSWITGFLLNIIPGFLTIQQPFCGPNIIDHFFCDNFPLLELICADTSLMEILSFILANVSLLGTLSVTATCYGHILHTILHIPSAKERQKAFSTCSSHITVVSLFYGSCIFMYVRSGKGGQGEDRNKVVALLNTVVTPVLNPFIYTLRNKQVKQVFREQLNKLF, from the coding sequence ATGCTGCACACCGATGATTGGGCATTCCCAGCAGAGGCCAGAGGAGCCACAGGGAACCACACCACTGTCACCGAGTTCATCCTGCTGGGGCTCTCAGAGGCCTGTGAGCTGCAGATGCTCCTCTTTCTGGGGCTCCTCCTGACCTACCTGCTCACTCTACTGGGGAACCTCCTCATCGTGGTCCTCACCCTCATGGACAGGCGCctccacacacccatgtactACTTCCTCCGCAACTTTGCCGTCCTAGAGATCTGGTTCACCTCGGTCATCTTCCCCAAAATGCTGACCAACATCCTGACTGGAAACAGGACCATCTCCCTGGAAGGCTGTTTCCTACaaagttttctctatttcttcctgggcACCACAGAGTTCTTCCTACTGGCAGTGATGTCCTTTGACAGGTATGTGGCCATATGTAACCCCTTGCGTTATGTCACCATCATGAGCAAAAGGGTCTGTGTCCAGCTAGTTCTTTCTTCATGGATCACAGGGTTCCTTCTCAACATCATTCCAGGTTTCCTCACAATTCAGCAGCCCTTCTGTGGTCCCAATATCATTGATCATTTCTTCTGTGACAACTTTCCACTCCTGGAACTCATATGTGCAGATACAAGTCTGATGGAAATTCTAAGTTTCATCCTGGCCAACGTCAGCCTCCTGGGCACTCTGTCTGTGACGGCTACCTGCTATGGCCACATCCTCCACACCATCCTGCACATCCCCTCAGCCAAGGAGAGGCAGAAAGCCTTCTCAACCTGTTCCTCCCACATCACTGTTGTCTCTCTCTTCTATGGCAGCTGCATATTCATGTATGTCCGGTCGGGCAAGGGAGGCCAGGGGGAGGACAGGAACAAGGTGGTGGCCTTGCTCAACACCGTGGTGACCCCAGTGCTCAATCCCTTCATCTACACCCTCAGGAACAAACAGGTGAAGCAGGTGTTTAGGGAGCAGCTGAACAAGCTCTTCTAA
- the LOC109564207 gene encoding olfactory receptor 6E1-like gives MLHTADWAFPAEARGATGNHTTVTEFILLGLSEACELQMLLFLGLLLTYLLTLLGNLLIVVLTLMDRRLHTPMYYFLRNFAVLEIWFTSVIFPKMLTNILTGNRTISLEGCFLQSFLYFFLGTTEFFLLAVMSFDRYVAICNPLRYVTIMSKRVCVQLVLSSWVTGFFIIIIPTFLTFQQPFCGPNIIDHFFCDSFPLLELVCADTSLIELLGFILANVSLLGTLSVTATCYGHILHTILRLPAAKERWKAFSTCSSHITVVSLVYGSCIFMYVRSGKGGQGEDRNKVVALLNTVVTPVLNPFIYTLRNKQVKQVFREQLNKLF, from the coding sequence ATGCTGCACACCGCTGATTGGGCATTCCCAGCAGAGGCCAGAGGAGCCACGGGGAACCACACCACTGTCACCGAGTTCATCCTGCTGGGGCTCTCAGAGGCCTGTGAGCTGCAGATGCTCCTCTTCCTGGGGCTCCTCCTGACCTACCTGCTCACTCTACTGGGGAACCTCCTCATCGTGGTCCTCACCCTCATGGACAGGcgcctccacacccccatgtactactTCCTCCGCAACTTTGCCGTCCTAGAGATCTGGTTCACCTCGGTCATCTTCCCCAAGATGCTGACCAACATCCTGACTGGAAACAGGACCATCTCCCTGGAAGGCTGTTTCCTACaaagttttctctatttcttcctgggcACCACAGAGTTCTTCCTACTGGCAGTGATGTCCTTTGACAGGTATGTGGCCATATGTAACCCCTTGCGTTATGTCACCATCATGAGCAAAAGGGTCTGTGTCCAGTTAGTTCTTTCTTCATGGGTCACaggattctttatcatcatcattcCAACTTTCCTCACATTTCAGCAGCCATTCTGTGGTCCCAATATCATTGACCATTTCTTCTGTGACAGCTTTCCACTCCTGGAACTCGTATGTGCAGACACAAGTCTGATCGAGCTTCTGGGTTTCATCCTGGCCAACGTCAGCCTCCTGGGCACTCTGTCTGTGACGGCTACCTGCTATGGCCACATCCTCCACACCATCCTGCGCCTCCCCGCAGCCAAGGAGAGGTGGAAAGCCTTCTCAACCTGTTCCTCCCACATCACTGTTGTCTCTCTTGTCTATGGCAGCTGCATCTTCATGTATGTCCGGTCGGGCAAGGGTGGCCAGGGGGAGGACAGGAACAAGGTGGTGGCCTTGCTCAACACCGTGGTGACCCCAGTGCTCAATCCCTTCATCTACACCCTCAGGAACAAACAGGTGAAGCAGGTGTTTAGGGAGCAGCTGAACAAGCTCTTCTAA